The sequence TATGGGTGAAGACGAGGGTACTTTGGTACACGTTTAAGGCATCAATCTGGTAGATGGCAGAGGCGCAGTAAGGGTGTTCAACGTGGAATACAATACCGCACAGCCTTTACGTGGCGCCTTTAACCAAAATATCAAAATTGGTCTCTCGAAATAGCGGCGGATGGTGTCAGTCAGTATTATTTAGGTTTCACATTAAGTTTTTCAAAGATTAAAGCCTACGGCTAAAGAATAGGAGAGCAGCATGAGCGTTGCTGACGTTAAAAAAAGTACCGATCTGAGAATGCAAAAGTCCCTTGAGACTCTGCGCGCAGACTTGGCGAAAGTACGTACAGGTCGTGCCCATACCGGCATTCTGGACCATGTACAAGTTGAATATTACGGTAGCCCGACCGCATTGACTCAGGTTGCCAGTGTGACCTTGATTGACGCGCGGACCATCGGCGTGCAGCCATTCGAAAAGAAAATGATCGCTGTCATTGAAAAAGCGATCCGGGAAGCCGACTTGGGCCTGAATCCATCAACGCAAGGGGAGATCATTCGTGTACCAACTCCTGCATTGACGGAAGAACGTCGTAAAGAAATGGTGAAACTTGTAAAAAGCGAAGCCGAAGACGCCAAGATTGCGATACGAAATATTCGCCGGGATGCCAACGAAGGGTTAAAAAAGCTCGTCAAGGATAAAGAATGTTCGGACGACGACGAACGTCGTGCGCAGGACGAAATTCAGAAATTGACGGACAAAGCAGTCTCTGATGTAGATCGACAGGTCGTGGACAAAGAAAAAGAAATTCTCACGGTCTAACGTATCGCAGGATGCCTGAGATCCGGTTCTGGATCTTTGTGAGCGGCCCTCAATGGGGTGGTAAGCTGCAGAAAACGGACGTTTATCTGAAGAAATTATTCGATAAGTGACTTTTTTGATCAGCTTATGCGCCCCGATCAAGTCTGCGTAGTAAGATTCCAGATAGGTTCTCAGAACCTTACGAGCGACTCGAAGCAGCAGGCTCTAAACAATCACTCTAATTCATTTTTTCATGACCTATTCAAGTTCGACGCTTTCAGTGCCGTCTAGCCCGGCAGTGCCTAGGCATATAGCCATCATAATGGACGGTAACGGGCGTTGGGCCACACGCCGATTTTTGCCGCGCTTTGCGGGCCATGGAAAAG is a genomic window of Glaciimonas sp. PAMC28666 containing:
- the frr gene encoding ribosome recycling factor, whose amino-acid sequence is MSVADVKKSTDLRMQKSLETLRADLAKVRTGRAHTGILDHVQVEYYGSPTALTQVASVTLIDARTIGVQPFEKKMIAVIEKAIREADLGLNPSTQGEIIRVPTPALTEERRKEMVKLVKSEAEDAKIAIRNIRRDANEGLKKLVKDKECSDDDERRAQDEIQKLTDKAVSDVDRQVVDKEKEILTV